Below is a genomic region from Papio anubis isolate 15944 chromosome 14, Panubis1.0, whole genome shotgun sequence.
TGGAGAGTTTCATTGTATCTTCCACAGCCAGAATGCTCCCAGATATTTTGTGAGCATTCAGtagacatttattgaataagtatATGTGTGTTACATTAAGTATGTAGGAAAAAATCCCCAAATGAGATCTGAGTGCCTGGAATCACCAGGTTATAATATATCTACCTCATGGTGGTCCAGTTAtctaatgctgtgtaacaaaatattctcaaacttagtgtcttaaaacaactacatttattttgctcatgagtCTGCAATTTAGGCAGGGACAACTCATCTGTGCTCCACTTGGCATTAGCTGAGGCAGTTTGAAGCTTCGAAGGCTTCTTCACTTGTGTGGTTAGTGGTTGATGCTGGCTATTGGCTCTGACCTCAGCTGAGGCTGTGGCTGGAATGCCAACATGTGGCCTTTCCTTGTAGATGCTTGGTTTTCTCACAACTTGGAGGTATCCTGAAAGAACGTCAGAAAGAACCATGTGGTCTTTTAcgacctagcctcagaagtcacaaaGGCATCATTCCTTCCATGTGTTATTCACTAAAATAAAGTCACTAAGGCCAGTCTGTACCCAAGAAATGGTGGGAAAATGTCAAAGAATATGAAGATGTTTTAAAACCACTGCCCATGGGACTGGCTGAGACATAAATTTGACCATTGTCCTTCAGCAATGAATGCCAAAGAGGCTGCCTGCTGTGGTAGAGATGGGCCACAGGGTTGCACTGAGCAAGAATAAGGAATGTCTGTCTGCAAGTCCCCTTAAAGCTCCTTTGTTTGGGAGTCTTGCATACTCACTCAGTCACCAAACATATGTCTCCATAGCTATATTTAGAAGTCAACTCCTTTGTTTTCTCAATAAAGGGAAGTTGGAATGGAAGTTCACCATGGGTCCAAATTGGTACAATTGAATATTCCTACACCCAGGTCAATGGTGGGGCCTGGGAATGTATTATAATAATACCTAAACAATTATTGGCATTACAACTGAAAAGATGTCAAGTGCCAGTGAAACCCTCCAAAGAGTCATTGTCTCTGAAAATCtggttatttttactttctatttagCAGATCCTTCAACAGTGTATGGCAGAGACCACTCCAAGACCACCCaaccctgctttctttctctcctagGGACAGCTAGActatatttcccagcctcctctgcagTTATGTGAAACCAAGTGAACGAGCTCTGGCTAAAGAAATGAGAACGAAAGTATTGGAGACTACTTCCAAGCCTGGTCCATAAAAACTCTAGTGTGGGCCTCTAGCCTTTCCTCTTTCCCCGTCCACTGACTGGATGGTGTGGACTTCAAGGACCTAGAGGAGAGAAGAGTAATAAGAGAGAAGGGGCCTGAGTTCCTGAGTCACTGCATAGAAAAGAATTGCCTGACCAGCAATATCAGCATAGAATGTTGCTGCATGAGTAGAAAATAAacttgtaggctgggcacagtggctcacacctgtaatcttagcactttgggaggccgaggcgagtggatcatgtgaggtcaggagttcaagaccagcctggccaacatggtgaaaccccatccatactaaaaatacaaaattagccaggtgtggtggtgcatgcctgtaatcccagttactcgggaggctgaggcaggagaattgcttgaacccgggagacagatgttgcagtgagaggagatcatgcctctgcactccagcctgggctacagggcaagactccatctcaaaaatcaaaaaataaaataaacttgtattGCATTAAGCCACTTTGGGGTCTGTGTGTTACAGTTATTTGCCGACCCTGCCTGTGAAGTTCCGCTTTCATTCAAGAAATGTTCACTACCCTCCCTCTCTTACCATAGGTGCAATATTTTCCCCACTCTGTTGATGGTGGGCTTGACCAATAGGATGACAGCAAACATGACAGTATATGACATGCTTTGACACTTTAACATTTCTACACTATCTTGCAAGACAACCCTCTTGCTATTCTGCCATCACCAAAGAATCAGCCAGAGGATAAGATACCTGTGGAGCAAACCTAGATCCAATCCAAAGTCTGGagccaagcccagcctggcccagcccagcACCATCTGACCTGCCCATACAGGAACAagaataaataattgtttaagcTCCTGAGCTTTGgctggtttgttacatggtaTATTGCAGCAGAAGTTAACCAATGCACTCATCAAATATGAATGTGATATTCCAATGACGTTGCTATTTTAAGtattcacttgaggccaggcacagtggttcacacttgtaatcacagctctttgggaggccaaggagggcgaatcacttgaggtcaggagtttgagactagcctggccaacatggtgaaaccccatctctactaaaaatacaaaaattagccggagatggtggcacgtgccagtaataccagctacttgggaggctgaggcacaagaatcgcttgaacccaggaggcagaggttgcagtgagctgagatcacaccactgcactccagcctgggcaacagagtgagatccgtctcaaaaaaaaaaagtatccactTGATGCCTCTTCTTTATCTAAGTTTATGCCAAagctattttatagatgaagaaactaaggaaaagatttgcccaaggtcacacaagccTAAGCTCTCTTCCCACTGTTCCAAACACACTGAAGGAAAGTGAGAAAAGCAGGTAAAATcaggaggggagaagggggcaGTGgtgctcaggcttgtaatcccagcactttgggaggttaaggcaggcagatggcttgaacccagaagttcgagaccagcctgggcaacatggtgaaatctcctcTCTacgaaaataatacaaaagatttgCCGCTAGtgttggtgcacgcctgcagtcccaattattcaggaggctgaggaggaagaatcacttgaaccagggaagtccaggctgccatgagccgtgatcacaccactgaactccagcctgcgtgacagagtgagaccctgtctcaaaaaaagtaaataaataaaatcaggacCGAATTTAGGCTGTTACCACCAAATCTCACTTTAAAGGGCTTGGTAATACTTCACACTTGAAAAAGGAAAGGTCAGGACAAATAAAAGAATAACCAGCCTTAACTCCTGGGCTGGTAATTTATGGAACTTATTACCTAACGgtgttgcacaggctgaaaaTACAACTTTTCTAAGAAAGATGTGAATAATTGCAGTATACCACTCCTACAATGggttaataagaaaaacaagaacgTTTGTAGGCATGTGGGTCTCTACTATCCTCAAGGTTAACTTCAAGGAGGAAAACCGCACCCGCTGATAACAGTGCTTCCAGGAGCTCGGCGAGAAAAAGAACACTGCGAGCCTTCTCGGGACGCCCTGTTCTCACCACAGCCCTTCACACAATGCATCTAACAGCATTTAAGGAGCACCCGCCACGCCAACGATACTGCTGGAACCGCCCAGTTCAGGGAACATGGGACGACTGACCAGAGGGCAACCGCCCCCAACCTGAGCAAAGAGCGCTGGAAACCtatttctcccctccccttcctcctcccctccccccgcccccgctCCCCGCTCCACTACGGGACCCTCGGCTCGAATTCTTTTAGTGCAGGACCAGCTTAGGACTCAGCCTCCCTGAGGAGAGGAAaagtgggggagggaaggggactCTGGAGGAGCAAAAGCAAGAGGCGTGGGGGCGACAGGGGTGGGGCGTCTCCCAGAGCAAGGACTGCTGCAGAGTGCGCGTGCACGCCCGCACATCCACACCCACGGCTACACATCATATCTGCACACGCACAAAACCACACACCTCCCCAGTCGGTCCCATATCCTTTCTGCGGGGTGAACAGCAGATTCCCGGAAAGGGGGAAATGTAGCCGCAAAAGCAAACCCGAGGACCTAGCGCTCACCCTGGCGGCGACTACAGCCCCCACGCAAGGCACACTGTGAGCTGGGGGTGCCGGGCACGGGAGAAGCCGCGCCCAGCCGGGCTGGCAGCCCAGCGGAGGGCGCGGCAGGGCGAGGAGCCGCCCGCGCTGCTCCCGCCCCTCGGGTGCCAGCGCCGCCCCTGCTGCGGCGGgtgaggggcggggcggggcgcggcgTATATAAGGCTAGGGGCGGGCGCCGCTCTTTTGTCTCTTGCTGCAGCAACGCGAGTGGGAGCACCAGGATCCCGGGCTCGGAACCCGACTACACGGTGAGTGCGGCGTCGGGGCTGGGGGCCCACCCAGGGTGTGGCCGGATCCTGTGCACCGGACAGGCGCGCCGCAACCGCGACAGGCGCCCTTCTCGGACGGGACGCAGGGGCCGGCGACCACGCCCTGGGACCGAGAAGGGGGGTGCCGGACGCGCCCAGATCCTCGGCCTTGGGGCTGCTCGCCACGCCTTGGCGCGAGTGCCACGTCGAGAGGCGTCGGCGGGGAGCGCAGAGGGCGACGctggcccccagccccaggtCAAGCGCCTTCGTTTGCCCACTAggattgttttaagaaaatggcAGACAAACCAGACATGGGGGAAATCGCCAGCTTCGATAAGGCCAAGCTGAAGAAAACGGAGACGCAGGAGAAGAACACCCTGCCGACCAAAGAGAGTGAGTGTGCCTCGGTCTCCCGCGCCCCAGTCCAGCCCCTCACCCTGCTCTTCCTTGCAAACCCTCTCCTCCACCCCGCACCCGGCCGTTGCCCGCGGTCTGGGTGGCCCCGGCCCCTCTTTCAGTTTCACAAAGCGCCTTGTCTCTCCCCAGCCCCAAGCTTCCTTCTAAATCCCCACACCTCGTGGGTGCCTCGCCCACACTGGGAAGCACCTCGGTTGCGGGTGGGGGTTGCAGCTCCCCTCCAGCGCCCGCTTCCCGCTCTCCACAGCCATTGAGCAGGAGAAGCGGAGTGAAATTTCCTAAAATCCTGGAGGATTTCCTACCCCCGTCATCTTCGAGACCCCAGTCGTGATGTGGAGGAAGAGCCACCTGCAAGATGGACACGAGCCACAAGCTGCACTGTGAACCTGGGCACTCCGCGCCGATGCCACCGGCCTGTGGGTCTCTGAAGGGACCCCCCCAATCGGACTGCCAAATTCTCCGGTTTGCCCTGgaatattatagaaaattatttgtatgaataatgaaaataaaacacacttcGTGGCATGGCTGGCGTGGTCTGAGTCTCTTGGTTGAGTATACGTGGGCAGTGCCACTGCAGCAAAGCCCCCTGCCgcagaggggaggaggtgggTCGCAGAATGGGCTGACCCGGAGGgagtttttaattttggcttTACCTACTTCTCCGTAAGATTTCATGTCTTGTTAGTCGCTTAACTCTTGCTCGTAAGCAATCTGTGTACAATTTAACCCCACTTTGTCCCCAAGTTGCTTTGGAAAATGCTTTTTCAAAAGAGCAAGGTTTGCTTTTGATAAGCTTCGAAAGCCCCACTGTTTCCCTCCGGCCTCCTAGCTGACTCAGAAGGGAACACTGATTTTAAAGTCTGGGGAGAAAGCAAAGACAATCTGGAATGTTGGAAACTGGGTGAGGTCACAAAGTCTCCGGAAGGCTTTCTTCTGGAGCTTAAAACAAAGGCGGGATCTAGGGATACAGCAACGGGAACGTCAGAACTAGAGGAAGCAACACTAgaactgggggaggggagagggggaagagctttttgtcttttaaccCTAGTTCAGAACCTCCCACAAAAGCATTAGCCATTAGAGGAAGTGCTAGGCTGAGCTGCTACCACACGGTGTTCAGCAGGaagggtggggatggggtggggggtggggggtggggggtgggggatgggagggagggcgGGCGGGAGGACTGGTGCTGGCGGCCAAGCTCCAACGGATGACACCTCAAACCCACCCGGAAGGAATGGGACCAGCCCAAGGGGGCCTGACAGTTGGAAACCTGGGGCTGCAGGCCATTCAGTAGCAGAAGAAACAGGCTTATAATGACAGGGGTGGAGTTTTCTTTAAGGAGGGTGGATAGGACACTGCTTAGTGATTTGTCCCACATTTTTGCCTGGCCCCAAGAAGCTGGACACTGGGTGAAGGCAGTTAATTCGAATGAGGTACGGTCCCTGTCCACAAGGAATTTAAAATCTAGTGAGTGAGATAGGCAGCCACAGCACACCAGAGTCAGGACACCTGGGCTTGGCAGGGAGACCCATGCCCAAAGACATTCTCTCTGAATTCCTATCTGCACCTCCCTCCTGGTACCTGCACACATACATCACCTCCCCCATTAGAGTAAATAgagaaacaatcttttttttttttgagatggtgtctcgctcttgtcacccagactggagtgggatggtgtgatctcggctcactgcctccgcctcccgggttcaagtgattctcctgcctcagtctccccaggagctgggattacaggcatgggtcaccacgcccagctaattttttggttgtctttttttttctttttctttttcttttttttgggggggatggagtttcactcttgttgcccaggctggagtgcaatggcacgatctcagctcaccacaacctccctccacctcctggattctcctgcctcagcctcctgagtagctgggattacaggcatgcaccaccacgcccagctaattttgtatttttagtagagacagggtttcgccatgttagccaggctggtcttgaactcctgacctcagatgatccacccacctcagcccctcaaagtgctggaattacaggcgtgagccaccacacccggccgaaaGATTCTTATTAAGTGATACTTATTAAAGTGATACTTATTAAAGATTCTTATTAAGTGACTCTCACAGTAGCCAGCACTTAGTAGACACTCATAAATGCTCACTGAATTGTAACTGAAGTACCACCTGGCCTCACCTGCTCCATCTTGGCCATGCTAAAGCCAAGCTGCTACCAGCCCTCCTCCCCCACTGTCTTGTtgattctattctgttctatgtACACATTGACAGGACCCAAGCATGGTGAACTTGTGGAAGTTCGAGGAAGGCAAATACCTTCATTTCCTTCCCTGAGCCCAGTTCAGGATGCAATCCTATTAAAATAAGGGGAAGTACAGTTAACCTATAATTGAAGCTATTGTTAGGAAGCTCTATATTACCCAGATGACAACTATAGGTCTCAGCCAGCTAAAAGATTTTGGATATTGGGTTGCTGATTTCAGAGAAATTCAGAAGCTGTGTTCCTGTTCTGCTTAATtcaacactcttttttttttttttttttttttttttaactcagtgGCCATCATTGTACTAGGCCTGTGGAGGCTATAAAAGACATGTGCCAACTAACTACACAAaaggcagaataaaataaatgctaaagagAGATTTAAGTAAAACCCTCTGGGAAAGTAGACAAAGGAGTGGCTAACCCTGGGACAGGGCGCTGCTTCATGGAAGAGGAACCATTTGAATGAAGACGTAGAGAAGTGAGAATGAGAGCAGGGCTTTCTCAACAGAAGGAGGAGCAAAGTATAGTGATACTACAGCATGTTCAGCAATGGGAAAGGTAAAGGTTCTGTGCAAACAGAAGCACTTCAAAATTACCCTAGCAGGTAAGTAGGGTGTGGTTTTTCCTATAGACAGTTGGAAACCACTGCAGATTTTGAAGGTTGGGGCAAAGTTATCTAAGATGTTTGTGATAGCATGTGGAAGATGCTGTGGCTGATACAGATGGCTACATACCCAACCactaccaccactgccaccaccatcacTGCCACTAACACCATAACCACCACCACCTTCACAACCATCACTACTACACTACCATCACCACagatcaccaccatcaccattgccgccaccaccaccaccattacccaTCGCGACCTccaccaccacacaccaccaTTACCATGACCATTGCCACAACCTTTATCAACATCAACAGCACCACTATCACCACACCACCCCATCCCCAttgccaccatcatcaccaccaccatccctaTTGCCACTATAATTACTCACTACTCATCACTTAACTACACTCGCTacaatttattacatttatttatttacgatGATGATGAGTGATGACATGATATATTTAATGATACATGACATTGGTTTATTACGCCATTttcatttgacatttatttatttattacattctctttcatttctatttatatttattttattacgaCATGATTATTTATGATTTATGCATTTGCAtttctggatatttatttattatattattacattttgaCATTCTGAGAAAGATTTATTACGGCTACGGTCTTTGCATGACATTTATTATtcgcttatttatttattattatttactatttattatattttacgaTTACGCATGACCCGTGATGATGATTACTTCTCACACGTGATTACGATATATTTACCACGACGACGACACAATTAAGCATTGAAGACTGCATTAATCAATGGCCGAGGATCGAAGGAATTGAGATAATTGAGCAGACCTGGTCTGAATTCCCAGGaggacattttgttttattttgtcattacACACTAGGGACAGCATTGGCAGTCTAGGCACTGCGTGAAAATGTTTGATATCTTGAAATGACAGAACAACTTGTACACATCAAAGATTTGtctcatgaatgactttgttttaacttttttactgtattataacatatatatgggggcctggtgcggtggctcacacctgtaatcccagtattttgggagtccaagatggGCAgataactgaggtcaggagttggagaccagcctggccaacatggtgaaaccccatctctactaaaaatacaaaaattagccaggcatggtggttggcgcctgtaatcccagctactcaggagactgaggcaggagaattgcttgaacccgggaggtggaggttgcagtgagccaagatcgtgccattgcactccagcctgggtgacagagtgagacgccatctcaaaaacaaaataaaaatttaaaaaccgtATATATGGAAAAACACACAgaagtgtacagtttgatgaatCTTTGCAAACTGAACACACCCTAATGCCTCCCTCCCGTCATATACCTATATGTGTTCTAATAGCATGTATATATTTTGACTGTTTTTGAATGTAATGTAAATAGATGCATGACTTCTATTCATCTAGGTAAAACATCTCTTTATATGAGTCCAGCAACAACTAATTTTGCTCAATTTTACTATAGACTTTATGTGCCAAGAATGTAAACTATCATGTAATTGAgggatgcctttttctttttttaacttgcaGCTTCACTAAGAATTGATCACCATTGCAGAAAATCATTTCACTAATAGAAATATCCTCTTGGTTTCTGAATTTTTTCATACAACACAATTGTATCATGTCCATCTGAAGCTGCTGGATCATGATAATATtacatataagtgaaaacatgcataAAGTGAAGACTACTTCTTTATATGCTAGAATATTGTTGTACCATATTGTGTTAGTCAGCTTTTGATaagttatgctgcagtaacaaaaaaccccaaaatctcaatggcttacaacaacaaaaatctattaCTTGTTTACATTACACATCAGTTGCTGCTCTGCTCCTGTTCCACATGTCTTTTTCATTCTGAGAGCCAGGCTAAAGGAGCAGTCCCTATCTGAGACATGCTGTTGTTATGGCAGAGCCGTGCGTCTTCTCAGATGTGGCACTTCCATTCACATTACATTGGTCAAAGAAGCAATGTAAATTGCAAGTCATCAGGCTGGGATGTATAATTCCATTGTGgggaaagcagaaaataattagAACTCGTAATACAATttactctatatatatataaaaaatatatatataaatgtatatacctttttttataaattacctttattttacctttatattcTGGTTAGGGCTTATATTTATGCTTTTAATGTGTGTGGGGGGGGCAGGTTATAttatctttgattttcatttcaggAAAGAGGGCtgttataaaatactttatatgtAAGAAGAAGTTGGTTCTGAAGGGTTGGGAACCAGTGGTCTGAACCAATCATGGTAATTCCATTATCTAAGAATAAGGGTGGGTTGTGATTCTGGCCAAGGAAACCTGAGAGGAAGCCTGTTTACAGGCTTCTTGGAAGACTGTGTTTCCTTTTCAAGACAGGCATAAGTACAAATGTGGTGATGTGAGAATATGACACGTGAAAGATGACAATCATCTGGGGGAAATGCTAACATGATGAGGGTGGCAAAgattgaaaatggaaagaatctaGGTCCTTGGTAAGCCCCTGAGCTGCTGAGTTTTCCTGAAAGTGCCTTATCTTTGAACTTTTTGTTAtgtgaaacaataaatttttcttacatttaggAAGTCTATGGCtgggttttctgttacttatagTCAAAGTATTCTAACAATGATCAGCTGGAAAGAGAAGAGTTTAACTGCGGAAATACTGGTTAGTAGGATATTATAGTAGTTCAAACAAGAGGTAGTGAAAACTTTAATCAAGGAAAGACCCTCCCATATTAGTATGCTGGCAAATATCTAATAATCATCTCAGTTCTGGGTAGAGGTGAGGAGCagctgatttgtagcatttgctgatttccgTGGTGTAAATATTGCTAATTTCAAGCTGCCAACAGTTTAAAAACCAATTTGCCTGCTTTCTGAAAATGTAACAATTGGCTCTTTGCAAGCTGCTGCCAGTTGGCTCCAGAACACCACTGACTATAGGGATAGGAAAGCAGGGCTGATATAAAAGATATTGCAGAGGGGGAATTAGCAAGACTTCGGATTATATTTGAAATTACAGAAATTGTAATCTGacagatgaaaataaatttttacttgtCTATGTGACTTCATTTTTCTGCTTTGAGTTTCAGAGGGGAAAACTGAAGCATT
It encodes:
- the TMSB10 gene encoding thymosin beta-10, which translates into the protein MADKPDMGEIASFDKAKLKKTETQEKNTLPTKETIEQEKRSEIS